One genomic window of Medicago truncatula cultivar Jemalong A17 chromosome 1, MtrunA17r5.0-ANR, whole genome shotgun sequence includes the following:
- the LOC11419827 gene encoding squamosa promoter-binding-like protein 14: MEKVAPPLLPLHPPMLSSHQFYDSSNTKKRDLLSSYDVVHIPNDNWNPKEWNWDSIRFMTAKSTTVEPQQVEESLNLNLGSTGLVRPNKRIRSGSPTSASYPMCQVDNCKEDLSKAKDYHRRHKVCEAHSKASKALLGNQMQRFCQQCSRFHPLVEFDEGKRSCRRRLAGHNRRRRKTQPDEVAVGGSPPLNQVAANLEIFNLLTAIADGSQGKFEERRSQVPDKEQLVQILNRIPLPADLTAKLLDVGNNLNAKNDNVQMETSPSYHHRDDQLNNAPPAPLTKDFLAVLSTTPSTPARNGGNGSTSSADHMRERSSGSSQSPNDDSDCQEDVRVKLPLQLFGSSPENDSPSKLPSSRKYFSSESSNPVDERTPSSSPPVVEMNFGLQGGIRGFNSNCISTGFGGNANKETSQSHSCTTIPLDLFKGSKSNNMIQQSSSVQSVPFKAGYASSGSDYSPPSLNSDTQDRTGRIMFKLFDKHPSHFPGTLRTQIYNWLSTRPSDLESYIRPGCVVLSIYASMSSAAWVQLEENFLQRVDSLIHNSDSDFWRNGRFLVYSGSQLASHKDGRIRMCKPWGTWRSPELISVSPLAIVGGQETSISLKGRNLSAPGTKIHCTGADCYTSSEVIGSGDPGMVYDEIKLSGFEVQNTSPSVLGRCFIEVENGFKGNSFPVIIANASICKELRPLESEFDEEEKMCDAISEEHEHHFGRPKSRDEALHFLNELGWLFQRERFSNVHEVPDYSLDRFKFVLTFSVERNCCMLVKTLLDMLVDKHFEGEGLSTGSVEMLKAIQLLNRAVKRKCTSMVDLLINYSITSKNDTSKKYVFPPNLEGPGGITPLHLAASTTDSEGVIDSLTNDPQEIGLKCWETLADENGQTPHAYAMMRNNHSYNMLVARKCSDRQRSEVSVRIDNEIEHPSLGIELMQKRINQVKRVGDSCSKCAIAEVRAKRRFSGSRSWLHGPFIHSMLAVAAVCVCVCVLFRGTPYVGSVSPFRWENLNYGTM, translated from the exons atggaaaaagtagctcctcctcttcttcctcttcatccTCCTATGTTATCATCACATCAATTTTACGATTCATCAAACACCAAAAAACGTGATCTATTATCATCATACGACGTCGTTCACATCCCAAACGATAATTGGAACCCTAAAGAATGGAATTGGGACAGTATCCGTTTCATGACAGCAAAATCAACAACAGTAGAACCACAACAGGTCGAAGAATCTCTAAACTTAAATCTCGGAAGCACGGGACTCGTACGACCAAACAAACGAATCCGTTCAGGATCTCCAACATCGGCTTCATATCCGATGTGTCAAGTTGATAACTGCAAAGAAGATCTATCAAAAGCGAAGGATTATCATCGTCGTCATAAGGTGTGCGAAGCTCATAGTAAAGCTTCTAAGGCTTTGTTAGGGAATCAAATGCAACGGTTTTGTCAACAGTGTAGTAGGTTTCATCCGTTGGTGGAGTTTGATGAAGGGAAACGGAGTTGTAGACGGAGACTTGCTGGTCATAATCGGCGTAGGAGGAAAACGCAGCCGGATGAAGTGGCGGTTGGAGGTTCGCCGCCGTTGAATCAGGTTGCTGCTAATTTGGAGATTTTTAACTTGTTGACTGCTATTGCTGATGGTTCTCAAG GAAAATTTGAGGAAAGAAGGTCACAAGTTCCAGATAAAGAGCAGCTTGTACAAATTCTGAATAGGATCCCTTTACCTGCTGATCTTACTGCAAAGTTGCTGGATGTTGGTAATAATTTGAATGCGAAAAATGATAATGTCCAAATGGAAACTTCACCCTCCTATCATCATCGCGATGATCAACTGAACAATGCCCCCCCTGCCCCGTTAACTAAGGATTTTCTTGCTGTTCTTTCCACGACTCCATCCACACCTGCTCGAAATGGCGGCAACGGGTCCACAAGTAGTGCCGATCATATGAGAGAAAGAAGCAGCGGCAGCTCTCAGTCTCCAAATGATGATTCAGATTGCCAGGAGGATGTTCGAGTTAAATTGCCGCTGCAACTTTTTGGCTCCTCTCCAGAAAACGACAGCCCGTCTAAATTGCCATCTTCGCGAAAGTATTTTTCATCGGAAAGTAGTAATCCTGTGGACGAAAGGACGCCGTCGTCATCTCCTCCTGTTGTGGAGATGAATTTTGGTTTGCAAGGTGGGATTAGAGGTTTCAATTCTAATTGTATTTCCACTGGATTTGGAGGCAATGCAAATAAGGAAACTAGCCAAAGTCATAGTTGTACTACTATCCCTCTTGATCTCTTTAAAGGTTCAAAATCTAATAACATGATTCAACAATCTAGTTCAGTTCAAAGTGTTCCATTTAAAGCTGGTTATGCATCTTCAGGCTCTGATTATTCACCTCCCAGTTTGAATTCAGATACTCAG GATCGTACTGGGAGAATAATGTTTAAATTGTTTGACAAGCATCCTAGCCATTTCCCAGGAACGCTGCGAACACAG ATTTACAATTGGCTTTCTACACGGCCATCAGACTTGGAGAGTTACATAAGGCCCGGCTGTGTTGTCCTATCAATTTATGCTTCAATGTCTTCTGCTGCTTGGGTGCAA TTAGAAGAAAACTTCCTCCAACGTGTTGATTCTTTAATTCATAACTCAGATTCTGATTTCTGGAGAAATGGAAGATTTCTTGTTTATTCTGGCAGTCAGTTAGCATCACACAAAGATG GAAGGATACGCATGTGCAAACCATGGGGAACATGGAGGTCTCCAGAGTTGATATCAGTGTCTCCTTTGGCAATTGTTGGTGGACAGGAGACTTCTATTTCATTGAAGGGAAGAAACCTGTCTGCTCCTGGCACAAA GATTCATTGCACTGGTGCTGACTGTTATACATCGTCAGAAGTTATAGGATCAGGAGATCCTGGTATGGTCTATGATGAGATAAAATTGAGTGGTTTTGAAGTTCAGAATACATCTCCTAGTGTTCTAGGTCGCTGTTTCATTGAG GTTGAAAATGGTTTCAAGGGAAACAGTTTTCCAGTGATAATAGCCAATGCGTCCATTTGCAAGGAGTTGAGACCGCTTGAGTCTGAATTTGACGAGGAGGAAAAAATGTGTGATGCCATTTCAGAGGAGCATGAACATCATTTTGGGAGGCCCAAGTCAAGGGATGAGGCTTTGCACTTTTTGAATGAGCTTGGTTGGCTGTTTCAAAGGGAAAGGTTCTCGAATGTGCACGAGGTTCCAGATTATTCGCTCGACAGGTTCAAATTTGTACTGACGTTTTCTGTGGAAAGAAACTGTTGCATGTTGGTCAAAACCCTTCTGGATATGCTGGTTGATAAACACTTCGAAGGAGAAGGGTTGTCAACAGGGTCAGTGGAGATGCTGAAAGCAATCCAACTTCTAAATAGAGCAGTGAAAAGAAAGTGCACAAGCATGGTTGATTTGCTCATTAACTATTCTATAACTAGCAAAAATGACACATCCAAGAAATATGTATTTCCACCGAATCTTGAGGGCCCTGGTGGCATTACTCCCTTGCATTTGGCAGCATCTACAACGGATTCTGAGGGTGTAATTGACTCTTTAACAAATGATCCACAGGAG ATTGGGTTGAAGTGCTGGGAAACCCTTGCGGATGAAAACGGGCAGACTCCACATGCCTATGCCATGATGAGAAATAATCACTCTTATAATATGTTGGTTGCTCGTAAATGTTCCGATAGACAAAGAAGTGAAGTTTCAGTtagaattgataatgagatagAGCACCCATCACTGGGAATTGAGCTAATGCAAAAGCGAATTAACCAAGTCAAACGAGTTGGGGACTCCTGTTCCAAGTGTGCAATTGCAGAAGTTCGCGCCAAAAGAAGATTTTCCGGTTCACGGAGCTGGCTTCACGGTCCCTTTATTCATTCGATGCTAGCTGTTGCTGCTGTTTgtgtatgtgtttgtgtgttatTCCGTGGAACCCCTTATGTAGGCTCAGTTTCTCCCTTCAGGTGGGAAAACTTGAATTATGGCACAATGTAA
- the LOC11434357 gene encoding uncharacterized protein, translating into MSRCFPFPPPGYMIKLRFDLDTPKKDRKKKNRKEDKNERKEKREKRKREKELKQKDSTTSHANYENEQLERSGITEELEQPVSSPQEPYSSDSTQSSKRKRCTLLPNQDHEDAIKTRLPLTKHSEPEKSKQGFQFGSCSTSVGIGDSLTQETRRIDRPLTKVETPNQQLHRNSASKVCKPLQNLVPVDALEANKTVDDESRCVESLYKSLLHIQPIAYELFDALDQDWLFSSVKIEAKHVSKKQKTDAFRCSKSLWPRAQFMPEVNILALPYTIPF; encoded by the exons ATGTCTCGTTGCTTTCCTTTTCCACCTCCGGGGTATATGATTAAG CTCCGTTTCGATTTGGATACGCCCAAGAAAGacagaaagaaaaagaacagGAAGGAAGACAAGAATGAGAGGaaagagaaaagggagaaaaggaAAAGGGAGAAAGAGTTGAAACAAAAAGATTCAACTACCTCTCATGCAA ATTATGAGAATGAACAACTTGAAAGGAGTGGTATTACTGAGGAACTTGAACAACCTGTCTCTTCACCTCAAGAGCCTTATTCCTCTGACAGTACTCAAAGCAGCAAGAGAAAGAGGTGCACCTTGTTACCTAATCAAGATCATG AAGATGCTATTAAAACTCGTCTTCCATTGACGAAACATAGCGAACCTGAGAAATCCAAACAAGGATTTCAATTTGGGTCTTGTTCAACAAGTGTTGGAATTGGAGATTCACTCACTCAAGAAACTAGAAGAATTGATCGTCCGCTCACGAAAGTTGAGACCCCCAATCAGCAGCTTCATAGAAATTCTGCTTCCAAAGTTTGCAAACCATTGCAGAATTTGGTTCCAGTTGATGCTCTAGAAGCAAATAAAACAGTTGATGATGAAAGTCGATGCGTGGAATCACTGTACAAATCCTTACTTCACATTCAGCCGATAGCATATGAACTATTTGATGCATTGGATCAAGATTGGTTATTTAGTTCAGTGAAGATAGAAGCAAAGCATGTCTCCAAGAAACAGAAGAccgatgcctttcggtgttcaAAATCTCTATGGCCTCGGGCGCAATTTATGCCTGAGGTTAACATACTTGCTTTGCCATACACAATTCCATTTTGA